The following are from one region of the Segatella oris genome:
- a CDS encoding glycosyltransferase family A protein, which yields MENKTITVVTPTYNRADKLHRLFQSLCGQTSKDFKWLCIDDGSTDGTEQLIVNLIREQRDIANGIQIRYIKKENGGKHSALNIAFREVDTELLFIVDSDDVLTDDAIETISMDWSRLINRDKLCGIGYLRGYSEYSRIGDAYSADRFLSNFITERYNKGVDGDKAEVWVTEKLRGFQYPEVEGEKFISESVAWIWLAKQYDMFFVNKIIYITEYLVGGLSDVGRILRFKCPHLMAYGSLMTMSREFSVKIRVKEALLYIVYSLFGKQTMREILCCRYHVLVLLNIIPGYLLYRFWKRKYFL from the coding sequence ATGGAAAATAAGACAATCACAGTTGTTACTCCTACTTATAATCGGGCTGACAAGCTGCATAGATTATTTCAGAGCTTGTGCGGTCAAACATCCAAAGATTTCAAGTGGCTTTGCATTGACGATGGAAGTACGGACGGCACAGAGCAACTTATAGTGAATCTTATTCGTGAGCAACGAGACATAGCGAATGGTATTCAGATCCGATACATAAAGAAAGAGAATGGCGGTAAGCATTCTGCCTTGAATATTGCCTTTAGGGAGGTTGATACCGAACTACTCTTCATTGTCGATTCCGATGATGTATTGACAGACGATGCCATAGAGACGATCAGTATGGATTGGAGTCGGCTTATCAATCGTGATAAACTTTGTGGTATAGGCTATCTCCGTGGTTATTCGGAATATTCCCGAATAGGAGATGCCTATTCTGCTGATCGGTTTTTAAGTAATTTCATCACCGAGCGTTATAATAAGGGAGTGGATGGAGATAAGGCCGAAGTGTGGGTCACAGAGAAATTGCGTGGCTTCCAATATCCGGAAGTAGAGGGGGAAAAGTTTATCTCCGAGTCGGTTGCATGGATTTGGTTGGCAAAGCAATACGATATGTTCTTTGTTAATAAGATCATCTACATCACAGAGTATCTTGTTGGAGGACTGTCTGATGTGGGGAGGATTTTGCGATTTAAGTGTCCTCATCTGATGGCTTATGGTTCATTGATGACAATGTCAAGGGAGTTTTCTGTTAAGATACGTGTGAAAGAGGCTCTGCTATATATAGTCTATTCTTTATTTGGAAAGCAGACTATGAGGGAAATACTTTGTTGCAGATATCATGTACTCGTTCTCTTGAATATCATTCCGGGCTATCTACTTTATCGGTTTTGGAAGAGGAAGTATTTTTTATAA
- a CDS encoding acyltransferase family protein → MVKGKSKRVVYLDTVKFLAIWMVCIGHSYRLATMDSPSILNRWIYSFHMPLFMLLCGYFSLNSFQKTFLVFLKQKTIQLLVPAASITLLTIFVCYFMKVPNLSIIVKSELIGGMWFLKTLFCCFVFTYIAKRIGKNDLVTAIGSIVFALLFPHGYFLQFNWMLIFFWTGFFLRSYSKAYERYRLIVTISSLLIFVLLCDHIVPQVLTYEVLFHHPLQLPRQYITGLSGSLSLIGCTYYVCKWLKEQTWLINNLAEIGTYTLGIYGLQVIVLEKLLTGRIHINNIFFMDWELDFIIVPFVGFISVFLCYVLIQILKRSKPLDFLLFGNQY, encoded by the coding sequence ATGGTTAAAGGAAAATCCAAACGAGTTGTTTATCTCGATACGGTTAAGTTTCTTGCTATTTGGATGGTATGCATTGGGCATTCTTATAGATTGGCAACTATGGATTCTCCCTCAATTCTAAATCGTTGGATATATTCTTTTCACATGCCGTTGTTTATGTTGCTGTGTGGGTATTTCTCTTTGAATTCGTTTCAGAAAACATTCTTGGTCTTTCTGAAACAAAAGACCATTCAACTATTAGTTCCTGCCGCTTCTATCACTTTATTGACTATATTTGTCTGTTATTTTATGAAGGTTCCTAATCTTTCGATAATAGTAAAGTCGGAATTGATCGGTGGGATGTGGTTTCTGAAAACATTGTTTTGCTGTTTTGTCTTTACTTATATTGCAAAGCGTATAGGAAAGAATGATTTGGTAACCGCAATCGGTTCAATAGTTTTTGCATTATTGTTTCCTCATGGATATTTCCTGCAGTTTAACTGGATGTTGATATTCTTTTGGACAGGATTTTTCCTCAGGTCATATTCCAAAGCCTATGAAAGATATCGCTTGATAGTGACAATAAGTTCTTTGCTTATATTTGTTTTATTATGCGATCATATAGTTCCACAAGTGCTTACTTATGAAGTGCTCTTTCATCATCCTTTGCAGCTTCCACGGCAATATATCACGGGCTTGTCCGGTTCTTTGTCGCTGATTGGTTGTACTTATTATGTGTGTAAGTGGTTGAAAGAACAGACTTGGCTTATCAATAACTTAGCCGAAATAGGTACATATACCTTGGGAATTTATGGATTGCAAGTAATTGTTTTGGAAAAGTTGCTTACAGGAAGAATTCATATCAATAATATTTTTTTTATGGATTGGGAGCTTGATTTCATTATAGTACCGTTTGTAGGCTTTATCTCTGTGTTTTTATGTTATGTACTTATACAAATATTAAAAAGAAGCAAACCTTTAGACTTCCTTTTGTTTGGTAATCAATATTAA
- a CDS encoding glycosyltransferase family A protein, producing the protein MEKDTFYYSVAIRTVGKAGDKFIQELESLHTQTIKPSHIYVHLAHGFERPKEQVGIEEYIDTPKGLVHQRAAANMVEEEYVLIIDDDVYFPKDAVEKMYQALVEHNADGIAPDTFPSQDLSLVSKIGAYVSNTVRERKNDGWAIRIQRSGAFSFNGKPEKGAIYPTESAAGTAVFMKTSVWKAIHYEQEAWIDQFPAGTFGEDQLMYQKIIENGYKLLMWYDSGVLHLDANSNKASQKTYDKIYYRAMAQYLTWYRCVYDLPRNTGMDRIKDKWAYGYRFVLSCGVRSLYSVLRFSPRFLVAHIKGNIAARNFVKSKKYLSLPKFVLSTDE; encoded by the coding sequence ATGGAAAAAGATACATTCTATTATAGTGTTGCTATTCGCACCGTTGGGAAAGCAGGCGACAAGTTTATTCAAGAGTTAGAATCGCTTCATACACAAACCATAAAGCCGAGCCATATCTATGTGCATCTTGCTCATGGATTTGAGCGTCCTAAGGAGCAAGTCGGTATAGAGGAATATATTGATACTCCTAAAGGATTGGTACATCAACGAGCCGCAGCCAATATGGTTGAAGAGGAGTACGTATTGATTATTGATGATGATGTATATTTCCCAAAGGATGCTGTAGAAAAGATGTATCAAGCGTTAGTGGAACACAATGCCGACGGAATTGCTCCAGATACTTTCCCCTCGCAGGATTTGAGTTTGGTCTCTAAAATAGGCGCTTATGTCTCAAATACTGTTAGAGAGCGAAAGAATGATGGTTGGGCAATCCGTATACAGCGCTCCGGAGCGTTCTCTTTCAATGGTAAACCTGAAAAGGGGGCTATTTATCCAACCGAGAGTGCTGCCGGAACTGCTGTGTTTATGAAAACATCGGTGTGGAAAGCTATTCATTATGAGCAAGAGGCATGGATTGATCAGTTCCCTGCCGGTACCTTTGGTGAAGATCAGCTGATGTATCAAAAGATAATAGAGAATGGTTATAAACTCTTGATGTGGTATGACTCTGGGGTGCTTCATTTAGATGCGAATAGCAACAAGGCAAGTCAGAAGACTTATGACAAGATTTATTATCGGGCTATGGCACAATATCTGACGTGGTATCGTTGTGTCTATGATTTGCCAAGGAATACGGGAATGGATAGGATAAAAGACAAATGGGCTTATGGCTATCGGTTTGTATTGAGTTGTGGGGTACGGTCTCTTTATTCTGTCTTGCGATTTTCACCACGGTTTTTGGTGGCCCATATAAAAGGAAATATCGCTGCGCGTAATTTTGTTAAGAGCAAAAAATATCTCAGTTTACCCAAGTTTGTTCTTTCAACTGATGAATGA
- a CDS encoding glycosyltransferase family 2 protein encodes MISILIPVYNTASYLADCFNSVINQLYQDFEVIVIDDGSTDESAQICDEWAKKYAQIKVFHQENQGLIAARREGWKHAAGEWMMFLDSDDMLPKDSLKTLHAAAEYTDMVIGACGGGVCAAPVNSLHAFRQQSITGGNWPISVWGKLYRKSLFEDAVFDVPRECYKGEDMLLNIKVAFRINRLPHFVNADVYTYRLRQDSITHTSSASLDYEALFDKYRIASIPKPFLSEYMNDILLSRLNGLNEVAVSDTYSLTMKHPFVKRICDDAEQAGFRLPWVYVVLLRTNIFWLKRSIGFYFRLRNFMRFRWRRLYQRFISKQ; translated from the coding sequence ATGATTTCTATATTAATTCCAGTTTATAATACAGCTTCTTACTTGGCAGATTGTTTTAACAGTGTCATAAACCAGTTATACCAAGATTTTGAGGTTATAGTCATTGACGATGGGAGTACCGACGAGTCTGCCCAAATTTGTGATGAATGGGCAAAGAAGTATGCCCAGATTAAAGTGTTCCACCAAGAAAATCAAGGACTGATTGCTGCCCGTCGGGAAGGTTGGAAACATGCTGCCGGTGAATGGATGATGTTTCTGGACTCTGATGATATGCTGCCAAAGGACTCCTTGAAAACGCTTCATGCAGCTGCGGAGTACACCGACATGGTTATTGGTGCTTGCGGTGGGGGGGTATGTGCCGCCCCAGTGAACTCATTGCATGCCTTCAGACAACAGAGTATCACGGGAGGTAATTGGCCTATATCAGTTTGGGGTAAATTATACCGTAAGAGTTTGTTTGAAGATGCTGTGTTTGATGTGCCTCGCGAATGTTATAAAGGGGAAGATATGTTGCTGAATATTAAAGTGGCTTTTCGGATTAATCGCTTGCCCCATTTTGTCAATGCTGATGTGTACACTTATCGTCTCAGGCAGGACAGCATTACCCACACGTCTTCGGCCAGTCTGGATTATGAGGCGCTTTTTGACAAGTATCGGATAGCCTCCATTCCTAAACCTTTTCTGTCTGAATACATGAATGATATTCTTCTGTCACGTCTCAATGGTCTTAACGAAGTTGCCGTGTCCGACACTTACTCATTAACAATGAAACATCCATTTGTGAAACGGATATGCGATGATGCTGAGCAGGCTGGTTTCCGGTTGCCTTGGGTTTATGTTGTTTTGTTACGAACCAATATTTTCTGGTTGAAACGGAGTATTGGTTTCTATTTCCGACTCCGAAATTTTATGAGATTTAGGTGGAGACGGCTTTATCAACGTTTCATTTCTAAACAATAG
- a CDS encoding EpsG family protein: MLFIFLYIIVSVICFRSYANHKQINRIELISILTVLALIVGLGDMLGGYDRYIYGELFDRNADLIRNGGPFINLESPIMGYQSEMSYVIWNSLVAYITPNRYIFILLTTLFIYILLFFSFRRMFMEYPISVLLFMGLWFFFTFTYLRQAMAASCTWLGYRYVIKRDLLKFLIVWFIAYEFHNSAVIFLIFYFMPQRKWSKTTIVIVLAVLLVIGATGLPMSLYNLYGNAADSSRSMSYADDHPGFRYDYVFEVVTMMYLIFNRYDKIPEDRENIVYLNASLMFCFILFAFIQSSNAGRQSWYYIMGIIYLLSFLSTKSDGFDQYVKTVYIVATILYLRFVFNWGILISPYKTFLTNGHRQGDIIYEIFEYDDHYDEDKFYRKPFDIYIPR; the protein is encoded by the coding sequence ATGTTATTCATTTTCTTATATATAATAGTATCTGTTATTTGTTTTCGTTCGTATGCTAATCATAAACAAATAAATCGTATAGAACTGATATCTATCCTAACGGTTTTAGCTCTAATTGTTGGTTTAGGCGATATGTTGGGGGGCTATGATCGATACATTTATGGAGAATTGTTTGATAGAAATGCCGATTTGATTCGTAATGGTGGGCCTTTTATAAATTTAGAAAGCCCTATTATGGGGTATCAAAGTGAGATGTCTTATGTAATATGGAATTCTCTTGTTGCTTATATAACACCTAATCGGTATATATTTATTCTTCTTACTACGCTTTTTATCTATATTCTCTTATTTTTCTCTTTTCGCAGAATGTTCATGGAGTATCCTATTTCTGTTTTACTGTTTATGGGATTATGGTTCTTCTTTACATTCACATATTTACGTCAGGCAATGGCTGCCAGCTGCACTTGGCTGGGCTATCGTTATGTTATAAAGCGTGACTTACTGAAGTTTTTGATTGTTTGGTTCATTGCCTATGAGTTTCATAACTCTGCCGTTATCTTTCTTATATTCTATTTTATGCCACAGAGAAAATGGAGTAAGACGACTATTGTAATAGTGCTTGCTGTATTATTGGTCATAGGTGCAACTGGTCTACCTATGTCTTTGTATAATCTTTATGGCAATGCTGCGGATAGTTCACGTTCCATGAGTTATGCAGATGACCACCCCGGTTTCCGTTATGATTATGTTTTTGAGGTTGTAACAATGATGTATCTCATTTTTAATAGATATGATAAGATACCAGAGGACAGGGAAAATATCGTATATCTAAATGCTTCTCTGATGTTCTGTTTTATTTTGTTTGCGTTTATTCAATCATCCAATGCTGGGCGGCAAAGTTGGTATTATATCATGGGGATTATCTATCTTCTTTCTTTCTTGTCTACGAAAAGTGATGGTTTTGATCAATATGTTAAGACTGTTTATATTGTAGCAACGATACTTTATTTGCGTTTTGTGTTTAATTGGGGCATTTTAATCTCTCCATATAAAACGTTCCTTACAAATGGACATCGGCAGGGAGATATTATATATGAAATTTTTGAGTATGACGATCATTATGATGAAGATAAGTTTTATCGTAAACCTTTTGATATCTATATTCCACGTTAA
- a CDS encoding glycosyltransferase: MRILQVVTSLETGGAEVLIVNMIPRLQSLGHIVDLCVFNGVETPLMQRLRRESPQTKIYALGRGVYNPLYILNLIKIMRRYDIVHTHNSSPQLFAAVAKVLCSVELVSTEHTTSNRKRDWKWYAPIESWMYGQYAHVACISKVAEKKLREYIGGRWLDKSSDRYHRISTINNGIDVKSISEATPDAELLSLKEHRKAILMVAGFREAKDQDTVVKALSLLDRNEFEVWFAGIGVRQNIVKHLADTLGVSDRVRFLGLRTDIPNVLRTADMIVMSSHWEGLSLSNIEGMSAHKPFIASKVNGLREVTEDYGILFEHGDAHGLAAEIEHLSMDSQYYQQVADACYERAEQFDIDKMIMAYERMYKRVVGIL; the protein is encoded by the coding sequence ATGAGAATACTGCAAGTCGTTACGTCTTTAGAAACGGGAGGAGCAGAGGTGTTGATCGTTAATATGATTCCAAGATTGCAGTCCTTAGGGCATATCGTGGATTTATGTGTCTTTAATGGTGTGGAAACTCCATTGATGCAAAGGTTAAGGCGAGAGAGTCCACAGACAAAGATATATGCATTGGGGCGTGGAGTTTATAATCCTTTATATATCTTGAATTTGATAAAGATAATGCGAAGATATGATATCGTTCATACACATAATTCTTCCCCACAGCTTTTCGCTGCTGTTGCTAAAGTGTTATGCTCGGTGGAGCTTGTCTCCACCGAGCATACCACTTCCAATCGCAAACGCGATTGGAAGTGGTATGCTCCTATAGAAAGTTGGATGTATGGACAATATGCTCATGTGGCCTGTATCAGTAAAGTTGCAGAAAAGAAGTTACGGGAATATATCGGGGGGAGATGGTTAGATAAATCTTCCGATCGATATCATCGTATCTCTACGATTAATAATGGTATAGATGTAAAGAGTATCAGTGAGGCAACTCCCGATGCAGAATTGTTGTCTTTGAAAGAGCATAGAAAGGCGATTTTGATGGTTGCAGGGTTTAGAGAGGCAAAGGATCAAGATACTGTCGTTAAGGCTTTGAGTTTATTGGATAGGAATGAGTTTGAAGTATGGTTTGCAGGTATTGGCGTACGCCAAAATATTGTAAAGCATTTGGCTGATACACTTGGTGTTAGTGACAGAGTGAGATTTCTGGGCCTGCGTACGGACATACCGAATGTGCTCAGAACTGCGGATATGATTGTGATGTCGAGCCATTGGGAAGGATTATCATTGTCGAATATTGAAGGTATGAGTGCACATAAGCCTTTCATCGCAAGTAAGGTGAATGGTTTAAGAGAAGTGACAGAAGACTATGGTATTCTTTTTGAACACGGGGATGCTCATGGGTTAGCTGCCGAGATTGAACATTTAAGTATGGATAGCCAATATTATCAGCAAGTAGCAGATGCCTGTTATGAGAGGGCAGAACAATTTGATATTGACAAGATGATAATGGCTTACGAAAGAATGTATAAGCGTGTTGTCGGTATATTATGA
- a CDS encoding glycosyltransferase, with the protein MKIEIPKFSIIVPVYNVEKYLRKCIESLLRQEIDNVEILLVNDGSTDSSSEICQEYVDNYSNIKLLYQDNQGVCAARNNGIVHATGEWIVLVDADDYLLDNGLKAAFEAVCSPDSFDVIQYGSSYDFWPKKKLSSELVFNGSGHEYILKYGFVSFCWLCFYRREFLRTNGIRFHDHYIVGEDQLFVANVFLHNPRIAAVSTDLYRYVVHDDSATTKRDIFHTRRCVDDYLLSYHDICMLAEELTVDNKVRTSVYKALNGKKMFGYSRMLSAQYDYHMFCEVSKRARQYRFYPIMPVGHGLKGKVMSILMNLTIKYFVFYKLACWVFNGIISKSVLPRLRMNLKDGK; encoded by the coding sequence ATGAAAATAGAAATACCGAAATTCAGTATAATTGTTCCTGTATACAATGTAGAAAAGTATCTCCGTAAGTGTATAGAATCTCTACTTCGACAAGAAATAGATAATGTTGAAATTTTGTTAGTGAATGATGGCAGCACAGACTCTTCATCAGAAATCTGTCAGGAGTATGTAGATAACTATTCGAATATTAAATTACTTTATCAAGACAATCAAGGGGTATGTGCTGCAAGGAATAATGGTATTGTGCATGCCACTGGCGAATGGATTGTTTTAGTGGATGCCGATGATTATCTGTTGGATAATGGATTAAAGGCTGCTTTTGAAGCGGTCTGTTCTCCTGATTCATTTGATGTTATACAATATGGTAGTAGTTATGACTTCTGGCCTAAAAAGAAATTGTCTTCAGAACTTGTGTTTAACGGAAGTGGGCATGAGTATATTTTGAAGTATGGGTTTGTATCATTCTGTTGGTTGTGTTTCTACAGGAGAGAATTCCTACGAACGAACGGTATTCGATTTCATGATCATTATATTGTCGGCGAAGATCAGTTGTTTGTTGCGAATGTGTTCCTGCATAACCCGAGAATAGCCGCAGTCTCTACGGATCTCTATCGCTATGTCGTTCATGACGACAGTGCCACGACAAAGCGTGATATTTTTCATACCAGAAGATGCGTCGATGATTATCTGCTTTCTTATCATGATATCTGTATGCTTGCAGAAGAGCTGACGGTTGATAACAAAGTTCGGACATCAGTTTATAAGGCTTTGAATGGGAAAAAAATGTTTGGTTACAGTAGGATGTTGTCAGCCCAATATGACTATCATATGTTTTGTGAAGTTTCAAAAAGAGCTCGACAATACAGGTTTTATCCGATAATGCCGGTTGGTCATGGACTGAAAGGAAAGGTCATGAGTATACTCATGAATCTGACTATCAAGTATTTTGTTTTCTATAAATTGGCTTGTTGGGTATTTAATGGGATTATTTCCAAAAGTGTATTGCCAAGATTAAGAATGAACTTGAAAGATGGAAAATAA
- a CDS encoding glycosyltransferase family 2 protein, translated as MKKLSILIPAYNVERWLPRCLNSILSQVEDDIEIVIVDDGSTDTTLQCANEFAEKWNDIRVFSKHNEGVGAARNYLLDKACGEFIWFVDSDDYIAEGALRHIFSELNSTIDLLSVSYNGGVFTPFEGSATEYIQKGYINGYLWTKIIRRSVIEDAHIRFDPQRYSQEDWFFLMQVYPLLGNIKQITLQAYVYCDDNENSVMREAHAEHTRRNVADSRETICNFKRFIDSHRDQSYSRAYEQWMNFSAAGYLYSLFPIDYAMEEIKNDIKIFREKGVYPVGKTGRRKADLFLMFANHEKIYLLLVKLYRIFK; from the coding sequence ATGAAAAAACTTTCGATATTAATCCCTGCTTACAACGTAGAACGTTGGCTTCCCCGATGTCTGAATTCAATATTAAGTCAAGTAGAGGATGATATTGAAATCGTCATTGTAGATGATGGTTCCACAGACACTACATTGCAATGTGCCAATGAATTTGCTGAGAAGTGGAATGACATCAGGGTGTTTTCTAAGCATAACGAAGGTGTGGGGGCAGCCCGGAATTATCTTTTAGATAAGGCTTGCGGAGAGTTCATCTGGTTTGTCGATTCGGATGATTATATTGCCGAAGGCGCTCTTCGGCACATTTTTTCGGAGCTGAACAGCACGATAGATTTGTTGAGCGTTTCATATAATGGCGGTGTGTTTACGCCTTTTGAAGGGAGTGCCACCGAATATATACAAAAAGGATATATCAATGGTTATCTTTGGACGAAGATAATAAGACGGAGTGTCATTGAAGACGCTCATATCCGTTTTGACCCCCAAAGATATTCTCAAGAAGACTGGTTTTTCCTGATGCAGGTCTATCCATTATTGGGAAATATCAAGCAGATTACGCTGCAGGCATATGTCTATTGCGATGACAATGAAAATTCCGTGATGCGAGAAGCGCATGCAGAACATACAAGAAGGAATGTGGCCGACTCCCGAGAAACCATTTGTAATTTCAAGAGGTTTATAGATAGTCATCGTGACCAATCCTATAGCAGAGCCTATGAACAATGGATGAATTTCTCTGCAGCCGGCTATCTCTATAGTCTCTTCCCGATTGATTATGCCATGGAGGAGATAAAAAACGACATCAAGATATTCAGAGAGAAAGGGGTTTATCCGGTTGGGAAAACAGGGCGTAGGAAAGCTGATTTGTTCTTGATGTTTGCCAATCATGAGAAGATTTATCTTCTGTTGGTCAAGCTATATCGAATATTTAAGTAG
- a CDS encoding sugar transferase translates to MMLKIVFDKVVSLVGLIILSPVLLIVALLIKWKMPGPILFCQQRVGRYGRIFTVYKFRTMTVKAEASVASRNSEATSIASQEQSRITPLGEKLRRYKLDELPELWNVLKGDMSFVGPRPDVPGYADQLQGEDREVLLLRPGITGPASLKYRNEEDILEAVDEALQKGRSGLPIGITTVQEYNDNVIYPDKVRLNRYYLHHYSFIKDIQMIVCTVLGKRMEYAGEQI, encoded by the coding sequence ATGATGCTTAAAATTGTTTTTGATAAGGTTGTATCTCTTGTCGGGCTAATCATTCTTAGTCCAGTTCTATTGATAGTGGCCTTACTTATCAAATGGAAGATGCCTGGGCCTATATTATTCTGTCAGCAACGCGTTGGCCGTTATGGTAGGATTTTCACGGTTTATAAGTTCAGGACAATGACTGTGAAAGCTGAAGCATCTGTTGCAAGTCGCAATTCTGAAGCAACTTCTATTGCTTCTCAAGAGCAAAGTCGAATTACACCATTAGGAGAAAAACTCCGGAGATATAAACTTGATGAGTTACCTGAATTGTGGAATGTGTTGAAGGGCGATATGAGTTTTGTTGGTCCACGGCCAGATGTGCCGGGCTATGCAGACCAATTGCAGGGTGAAGACCGTGAGGTTCTGCTCTTACGCCCAGGTATTACAGGCCCTGCCAGTTTGAAATATCGCAATGAAGAGGATATTTTGGAAGCTGTTGATGAAGCATTACAAAAAGGGAGAAGCGGACTTCCAATTGGTATTACAACAGTGCAAGAATATAATGACAATGTGATTTATCCCGATAAAGTTCGGCTTAACCGCTATTATCTTCATCATTATTCATTCATAAAAGATATTCAGATGATTGTCTGTACGGTCTTAGGGAAACGAATGGAGTATGCCGGAGAACAAATTTGA
- a CDS encoding glycosyltransferase family 4 protein, translating into MENTCRKKLFRVTTADISLDGLLKGQLKYLNQYFEVVGVTKDTGVLEEVGKREGIRVIDAPLERPISLIKDIRALWFLYRLFRKEKPWCVHANTPKGSLLSMIAAYFARVPHRIYTVTGLRYQGASGVLRSVLKMMERVTCLCATNVIPEGHGVLHCLQADGITHKPLRVIYNGNINGVDTEFFKKEESIPHESYTFIFVGRIVRDKGIAELVSAMKRLPEARLLLVGSFEEGDPIAVSDKDYLMNSSQVTFVGWQNDVRPYMLQADCLVFPSYREGFPNVPLQAGCMELPSIVTNINGCNEIIKDGLNGKIIQPHDADALYMTMKWMLEHKEEGLRMGCNAREIVQAKYEQKDVWKELIKMYQELK; encoded by the coding sequence TTGGAAAATACCTGTAGAAAAAAGTTATTTAGAGTAACAACAGCAGATATCTCTTTAGATGGTCTGCTGAAAGGTCAGCTGAAATACTTAAATCAATATTTTGAAGTTGTTGGAGTTACAAAAGATACAGGCGTATTAGAGGAAGTCGGGAAGCGTGAGGGAATACGGGTTATTGATGCTCCTTTAGAAAGGCCGATAAGCTTAATAAAAGATATAAGAGCTTTGTGGTTTCTATACAGGTTGTTCCGTAAAGAAAAACCTTGGTGCGTGCATGCCAATACTCCCAAAGGTAGTTTGCTGTCTATGATTGCTGCATACTTTGCACGAGTCCCTCATCGCATCTACACGGTTACAGGGTTACGCTATCAAGGTGCATCCGGGGTATTGCGCTCTGTTCTTAAGATGATGGAACGAGTTACATGTTTATGTGCAACAAACGTAATTCCCGAAGGGCATGGCGTACTTCATTGTTTGCAGGCTGATGGTATTACTCATAAGCCATTACGGGTGATATACAATGGAAATATAAATGGAGTTGACACCGAGTTTTTCAAGAAGGAGGAAAGCATACCACATGAGAGTTATACTTTTATATTTGTTGGCCGCATCGTACGGGATAAGGGAATAGCAGAACTTGTGTCGGCTATGAAGCGGCTTCCCGAGGCTCGCTTATTGCTTGTCGGCTCTTTTGAGGAAGGAGACCCTATTGCCGTTTCGGATAAAGATTATCTGATGAACTCTTCTCAAGTGACTTTTGTGGGCTGGCAGAATGATGTGCGTCCCTATATGTTACAAGCAGACTGTCTGGTTTTCCCCAGCTATAGGGAGGGATTTCCGAATGTGCCCTTGCAGGCCGGTTGTATGGAATTACCAAGTATCGTAACCAATATCAATGGTTGCAATGAAATTATCAAAGATGGTTTGAATGGAAAGATTATCCAGCCACATGATGCAGATGCCTTGTATATGACGATGAAGTGGATGCTGGAGCATAAGGAAGAAGGTCTGAGAATGGGATGTAATGCAAGAGAGATTGTGCAAGCAAAATATGAGCAGAAAGATGTATGGAAAGAACTGATAAAGATGTATCAAGAGTTGAAATAA
- a CDS encoding GNAT family N-acetyltransferase, whose translation MLYNLAHFLRAHCSWIWTIFELVNAWLFVLRYAHKLPVVIAGNIVPLTVERIEALAQFFKRQPEDAFIYFRPHAFDVKTLHSLVRNKAFLAYLVIDDNGEIIGYFFLRCFFWGKCYRGYMTDYAHRWQGINRLMGIEATKMARHLHLRMFGSIAPNNVASMKSAQAVNDIRIIKVLRNGDYLVEYLPKS comes from the coding sequence ATGTTATATAATCTTGCCCATTTTTTGCGTGCACATTGTTCATGGATATGGACAATATTTGAGCTTGTCAATGCATGGCTTTTCGTGCTGCGATATGCTCATAAATTACCAGTAGTGATAGCGGGAAACATTGTACCATTGACTGTAGAGCGCATAGAAGCATTGGCTCAATTCTTCAAACGACAGCCCGAAGATGCATTTATTTATTTTCGTCCTCATGCCTTTGATGTGAAAACTTTGCATTCCTTGGTAAGGAATAAGGCCTTTTTAGCATATCTTGTCATTGATGATAATGGGGAAATCATAGGATATTTCTTTCTGCGTTGTTTCTTTTGGGGGAAATGTTATCGTGGATATATGACCGATTATGCACATCGTTGGCAGGGAATTAATCGCTTAATGGGAATAGAGGCCACGAAGATGGCTCGACATCTACATCTGCGTATGTTTGGTTCTATTGCTCCAAATAATGTTGCCAGCATGAAATCTGCCCAAGCTGTTAATGATATTAGAATAATAAAAGTACTACGTAACGGCGATTATTTAGTGGAATATCTACCGAAATCATGA